The nucleotide sequence TGGGAGAATTTCCCCCTCTCACATGCTGGATGGTTTGCACGGTTGGGAAAGATTCACCCTGACGCGGAGCCGGTCCTCTGGTTCCGGATTGTCTCAGTCTTCTGGAATAATCTATATTTTGCATATTGTGTCCGGGAAAACTAGTCTCTTTTCAAATATCGGCAGGATTCGCCGTTTCTTTGCAGTTTTTTTGAGCCGGGTCTTGTGGAGAAAAATAAAAAAGCCGGAGAAAAACCCCGGCTTTTCGCAACGATCTTTCAATCGCAGTTTTTGATTCTAACTTATCCCACTAAATAAAGAAGAGGGAAGAGGTAAATCCAGATCAAGTCGACCACGTGCCAGAAAAGCCCGACTCCTTCGACAGGAGTGTAGTATTCAGGACCGACTTGGTTTTTGATCACTTTCAAAAGTACCCAGAAGATAAGAAATGCACCTGCAAGAACGTGCAAACCGTGGATCCCGGACATTACGAAATAGAATCCGAAGAACAAAGGCCAATTTTTGGTTCTTTCTAAAAGGGTAAGATGTTCGTATTCAGTTTCGTCCAGATGAAGTTTGTGCTCTCTTTCTGCAACGCTAAGTTTGTTAGCTTCTGCAAGTAATGCACCTACTTTAGTTACCTTCTCACCGGAAGCGTTTAATTCTTCGGTGTAAGCGTATTTACCGGGAACTGTGCCTACGTGGAACTTGTGAGTGTACTCGAAAAATTTTACGACCATGAAGATCGCCGCACAAGCGATTGTCACCGCAAGAGCGATGATCGCCTTATTTTTCAGCCCTCTTTGCACATAGTTGATCCCGAGCGCCATAGTGAAGGAGCTGAATAGAAGAACTACTGTGTTCACCGCACCTAACACAACGGAAAGTTGCTTACTTCCCGCATGGAAAACCTGAGGATACAAAGAATGGTAGATGGAATATCCTACGAATAATCCACCGAACATTAGGATTTCCGTAACAAGGAATAACCAGATCCCTTGTTTAGAAGACTCGTATTGATGTTCTGCGCTGTCGAAATGATGTGCGTGATGAAAACCACCTGTGTGATTAGCGGTACTCATATGGCCCTCCGGTTAGTACTGGGGTCTTGTCAAAGTTTTCGTGTGGAGGAGGAGAAGGAATGGTCCATTCCAAAGTTTTTCCTCCGAAAGGATTGTTTCCTGCTTCTTTTCCTTTCATAAGTGCATGAAACACTCCGAAAAGTCCGACCAAGAATCCTGTTCCGATCAACCAAGATCCAAAAGTGGACATTTGGTTCAACTCGGTGAATGTAGGAAGATAATCGTAGTATCTACGAGGCATTCCCATATTTCCTAAAATGAATTGAGGGAAGAAGGTTACGTTAAATCCGGAGAAAATAAAGACCCAGGAAATTCTTCCGAGTAAGTCGCTATAAATTTTTCCGGTCACTTTAGGGAACCAGTAGATCAATGCTCCCATAAGAGCCATCAGAGTTCCACCAACCATCACATAGTGGAAGTGCGCTACCACGAAGTAAGTATCATGGAAGTGAACGTCCATACCGGTAGAAGCCAGATACACTCCGGTCAATCCACCGATGGTGAATAAGAACATGAACCCGATCGCGAACAACATCGGAGCATCCAAACGAATACTTCCTTTATACATGGTTGCGATCCAGTTGAACAATTTGATCGCTGTAGGAACTCCTACTAACATCGTGATGAAGGAGAATAGAACCCCGGCAAACTCGGATTGTCCGGAAACGAACATGTGGTGTCCCCAAACTAAGAAGGAAACCCCGGCGATCGCTAAGGAAGAGTAAGCGATTGCAGTATATCCGAAGATGATCTTACGTGAATAAGTCGCTACCAACTCGGAGATCACTCCCATCGCAGGAAGGATCATGATATAAACCGCAGGGTGAGAATAGAACCAGAAGAAGTGCTGGAATAGCACCGGATCTCCTCCCAACTGAGGATCAAAAATCCCTACTCCAAGAGTTTTCTCCGCAATCAGCAGAAGTAGAGTGATCGCAAGAACCGGAGTTGCCAATACTTGCAGGATCGCTGTAGAGTAAAGGGCCCAAACCATGAGAGGAATTCTGTTCATGGTCATTCCAGGCGCTCTCAGCTTATGAGTGGTTACAATGAAGTTCAGACCCGTAAGGATTGAAGAGAATCCGATAATAAATACTCCAAGAACCATCGGGATCACTCCCATTCCGGTTTTAATGGAAGAATAAGGAGTGTAGAATGTCCAACCGGTATCTACGTTTTCTAAGAAGAGAGTGGAACCGGTGATCGCAGCACCGATCATCAGCATATACCAGCTCATCAAGTTCAATCTTGGGAAAGCTACGTCTTTTGCTCCGATCATGATCGGAAGAACGAAGTTTCCGAAAATTGCAGGAATCCCTGGAACGATTACCATGAACACCATAATGGCTCCATGGTAGGTCATCATTCTATTGTAAACGTCTGCGGAAAAAAGGGTTTTTCCGGGTGTGAATAATTCTGCGCGAACTAATAGAGCGAAAACTCCTCCTAAAAAGAAGAAGCTCATGATCGCGATAAAATACATGATCCCGATACGCTTATGATCTAAGGTCGTAAGCCAGGACCAAATCCCCTTCTGGTGATTCAGGTAATTATGTTGCTCGTGGGCCATTGTCCGTAATCCTATTTAAGCGTCTTAATGAATTCGATGATGTCCTTGATCTCGTCCTCTTTGATCCTTCCTTGGAAAGAAGACATTGCAGGAGGAAATCCAGCGACGATTTTCGCAGTCGGAACAAGGATGGATTGTTTGATATAAGCATCGTCCGCAACAACGGAAGATCCGTCTGCGAAGTCTCTCTTATTACCGTAAAGACCTTTGAAAGTCGGTCCAACAATCCTGGATCCGTCGATCGAGTGACATCCGCTACATCCAAGGCTTCCTTTAAAAAGAGCTTCTCCTCTTTCCGCGGGTCCTTTGTTACTAGCGCCAGCCATTCCGGCGAGTTTTTCAGACTGCCAAAGAGCGAATTGCTCCCCATCTACCACACGGATCGTAGCCATCATGTTCGAGTGTTTTGTTCCGCAATACTCAGTACAGAAAACCGTGAAGTCACCTTTCTCGATCGGAGTAAAAGTGAAAGTGGTCCGTCTGCCGGGAACCGCATCCATTTTGTTTCGGAATGCAGGAACATAGAAGCTATGCAGAACGTCATCGGAAGTAAGAATAAAACGAATGGTCTTACCGACCGGAACCACTACGACCTCAGGTTTGAGAAGAGTAGAGTCCGGATCATTCTCCACTAACTTTTTGTCGCTGGGGCTATTGATCTCGATATCATTTGCGTATTTGAAAGTCCAAGCCCACTGACGAGCCGTCACGTGAACTTCAACATCACCTTTCTCTCCGACTCTGCGAAGATCATGAAATACACTCCATCCCCAAGCAAAGATGATCATCATGATCACGAAAGGTATGAATGACCAAAGGAACTCAGCAAGAGTATTGTGCGTGATATACGCACTTTTCTGATCTTCCGTTTTTCTTCTATACTTGAAAATGAATATTACCATTCCCCCAATGAGAATGATAAAAGAGATAAGGCCCGAAACAAGAAGGAAGATATAGAGGTTATCTACATCTCCCGATTCTTTAGTCGCTGGAACCGGCATGAAGCTTGTCGCCGTAATAAAAGAGAACCAGTTCATCGGATCGAAATCACTCCTTCCTTTTTTTATACTGTACTAGACGAGTTTTGTTTCTTCCAAAAGCGGAATAAGAACGCTGCAAGAACGAGGACGGTAAGAAAACCGCCGATTCGCATGATATTGAATGCGTATAATGTATACCTATTTTTGGATGGATCAAATTGGAAGCAAAAAAGGGCAACACTGTCAGTCAAATCGCCGATTTTACCGTTTCCTGCCTCTACGAGAGATAATCTCAGGGTCCTTTCATCCATTGGCATCCCTTTTAAATACCTGGAAATTTGTCCATCAGGGGTGATCACATAGGCTACGGAAACATGCACCCATTGATCATTATAAGGATTCCATTTGTACGTAAAACCCAGGCTGGAAGACAATGCCTTTATTTCTGGATCATTTCCGGTTAAAAAACTCCAGCCGGAACCGTCCCCTCTTCCATAATCTTTCACATATACTTCTTTTTTCGCTTTTGCCAGATCCGGTTTTTCTTTCGGATCAAAACTCACCGCTACGTAATTGAATTCTTTTCCAACTTCTAAATTTAATTCTTTGAGCGCGGTTGAGATCTCGTTTAAATAAAGACTGCAGAGTGTGGGACATCTATAATAAACTAAGGTAAGAAGAAGAGGTTTTCCTTCTTTCAAGTAATCGCCGATGCGGACTTGTTTTCCCTGTTCATCCACGAAAGATAGATTGGTATCGATATAATTCCCTAACTTTTCTTCCAGACCAACGCCTTCTAGTTCGGGTGGGACCGCATGAGCAGGCAACTCTCTCTCGGTATCGAAGGATAAAACGGATAGGAATGGTAATAAAAGTATTAAAGCCGCAGCTATTTTAGAAAAATGCTGCGGATGATTGGAGGAGAACAACGTTCTATCCCGGCTTCTTTCCTTACTTCGCTGCTGCCGAAGTGTTAGAAGGAACTACTTCGTTATAATCTTTAACACCTTTGTGGAACGCAGAAAGATAAACGAAATAAAGAATGTTTGCGGCCAATACGACCACGAATGTCCAAAAACCTGCCTTGTTGTAATGGTCTCCGTTTTGGCTCATGGAATGACTCCTAAAGTATCAGAAAAAAAACGTTTCACTTCTGTTAAAAGCGAAAGATACCAACCAGTTTTGGAGACCTGTCCTTTTTTTGAAAGCGTTTTTGCTTTTCAGACCTTTCAGACGTTTAGAACCGACATAAAAAGCTTCTATCCTTAGGTCGGGATAGCAGAACGCTCGTTCTTTAGAATCATCGAATGTACATTGCATGAGAATTAGTCTCAGATCAAAATGGAACCTTTCAATTTTCAAATATCAAATCTCTTGCCCCAAATCAGTCGCGCTCAAGTATGGTAAAGGAGAGCTCGGATTCTCCGAAAAAACAGAATGATCGCCTCTACTTATTCTCATTTTAGAAAGTTTTCTCTCTTTCTCGTCATTTATTCGGTTTTAATTTTTCTAAACTTGTTGTATGGTCCGCTTGTCCGAGCCACTGATTCCGGACTCGCATGCCCCGATTGGCCATTTTGTTTCGGTAAAATTTTTCCGGACTTCGATTTTAATATTTTTATGGAAGTCGGACATAGATATTATTCCGGATTTTTAGGAATTGTTCTTATCGCCGGCACGATCTGGACTGCAATCGTTCCCGAATTAAGGAAACCTTTCCTGGGCTATTTTATACTAGGGATCTTGTTGATTGCTTCTCAAGTAACCTTGGGCGGTTTGACTGTTCTTCTTTCCTTGGATCCTGCGACCGTAAATCTTCACTTATTGAATGCTATTCTGTTCTTACTTTGTATCGTTACAGCTACGTTCAAGGCTCGCAATCTTACAAAATTCCCAAATTCGAATGAATTTCTAACCAAAGAAAGTTTATTGCAAAAGGACCAGATCCCTCTATTGATCGGAGTTTTATTGATATTCTTCCAAATCATTTTGGGAGGAAGAGTAAGTTCCAACTACGCGGGTCTTGCTTGTTTGGAATTCCCGACCTGTAACGGAGAATGGATCCCTTCCGTTCCAGAACCTAAAATACAAATCCAAGTGCAACATCGATTGGGTGCATATCTAGTAGCATTTTACGTTCTTCTAATAAACCTTTATGGAATATTCAAGGGATTTTCGGAAGAGACCAAAAAATACGTGAAAACGGCGATCGTTCTTCTGATCATACAGATCGGCTTGGGAGTTGTAAACGTCTATATGAAACTCCCGAAATTAGTGACTGCTGCACATACCGGAGTGGCCATTCTTCTTTTCTTATCCGTTTATGCGGTTTGGGTCCAAAGAGCTTCCGAGCTTTCTAAGAGTAAGGTTTCTTAAATAGAATGAATAATTTTCTTTCAGACTGGAATCAGATGATCAAACCTAGGGTTACTTCCCTAGTGTTAGCAACAGCTGTGCCTGGTCTATATCTTGGCTCTTCTTCGGCTCCGAGCACCCTTCTGGTTTTTATGACCATGCTTGGGACCTTTTTGATGTCTTCCGCATCTTTTATCTTCAACCAGATCTTGGAAAAAGATAGGGACGCTAAAATGAAACGGACTGCAAATCGTCCGATCCCTGCAGGAAGGATCAGCGGCACTCAAGCTTGGATCGTGGGATTCGCGATGACTTTTGCTGCGTTCGGGATCTTGTATTATTTTGCAAATCTTCTGACTGCGATATGCGCATTTGCGGCGCTTCTCGCTTATGTTTTTCTTTATACCATATTATTAAAACCCAGAACACATCAGAATATCGTAATAGGGGGAGTGGCTGGTTGTGTAGGACCTCTAATCGGTTATGCAGCCGTTAGTAATTCTTTACCTTTGCCGGCTTGGATCTTATTTCTAATGATCTTTCTTTGGACACCTGCTCACTTCTGGGCTCTTGCCATCTTTTTAAAAGAAGATTATAGCGACGCAAATTTTCCAATGCTACCGGTTGTAAAAGGTGTGAAGGAGACCGGACGCTCTATTCTGTTTTACACCGTTCTGTATGTCGGCTCCGTGATCGCGTTCTATTGGGCGGAACCTTCCATGGGTTGGTTGTATATGGTCTCTTCCGTGGCGCTGAGTATATCTATACTTTATCTTTCCGTAAAATTGTTCCAGAATCCTGAGCCTAAATTCGCCAGAGGATTTTTCTTTTTCAGCATTCTGCATTTATTTTTAATCAATATCTTGATCCTAATCGATCATTCCATCCCTGCCTAAAATTAGAAGTTTTCCAAATCCGGTTCGGATATAATTTATTTAGGAGAAAATTTCCTTTACTTTAAACCCCCATTTTCGAGCAAAAAATTTCACTCCGTTTTTTAAACCTTTCAGAGTTGACAGTCGCTTAAGAGCGTATAGTTTTCTCTCCTCAGAGGTTTTTCCCATGATCAATCTTTCTTACTCGGTTCGTCCTTATGTCCTGAAACTTTTGGCTGTTTTAGGTTTAGTTTCACTTTCGGGCTCTCCGATTTTTTCTCAGAACAAACCGGGAGAATTCGACGCGGAATTGTATGCACAGTTAGTAAGACAAAGTAACGTGCAGTTTACAAATCTGATCAAGTCAAAGACTGTGCTTACGGATCATAAAGGATGGAAGAAGCCTATTGACAAAGCGTTCGGCAAACTTTCCAAAAATTCCGGCAACCCTCCTTTTCCTTTAGTTTACAAAATCGTAAAGGAAGGAAGTTTCAATGCATTTGCCATGGCGGGCGGGCAATTTTGTATTCATTCAGGTGCATTAGATTCACTCGATGAGATCATCAAACAAAAAGAAGCGGATGCAGCTCAAAAGTTGGACTTCCATCGAGAAAGATATATAGCAGGAGTATTGTCCCACGAGTTAGCTCACTTCTATAACAGACATGTTTTTAACAGTGTAAAAAAGTTTTATGCACTCAAGGATGAACCGTCCGGAAAAGCATTCTTAGAAAATAGCAAATTTTCACAAGAGCAAGAGTTGGATGCGGACCAAACGGGCTTGTTTCTACTGGATAAGGCAGGTTACGGCGGAGACTTTATGCTGATCACTCTGCAAACTTTGAACGAAGTGGAACAATCTTATAAAGAAGCATTAGCAGCTTCTAAAGCGGATAAAACCAGACCTGAATTGATCGGCTCTCATTATTTCTCCAGCCACCCTTCTCCGAATGAGAGATTGTCCAGACTCAAAACGGATAAACAAGAACTGTACAGCTTCTTGGCTAAGATGGAAAAAACTTTCGATGATATTCAACTGGGAAGAAATTTAGACGATGCCAGATCGAATTTAGAAGACGGACTTAAAAAGTTTCCGGAAAATACTTATTTAAGTAAAGCACTCGCAGTTTGTATGCATAAGATCTGGATGGCAACCGCTTCCAATGAAGAATTAAAATTAAAACCGGTTTTGGACATGCCGTCTTTCAGAGATAATATGGTGTTTCCTCCGGATAAGAGTAAACGTGCAGTTATGAGGATCATTCCGGGAAACGAGGCCGCTTATAATCGTGCCCTCAAAGCATACAGAGAAGTGATCGTAAAAACGGACGATCCGTACTTCCTCTCCAACTATGCAGTATTACTTTCGTATTCTGCCGACGAAAAAGATCTAGACGTAGCTGTTAGCATTGCCAACAAAGCATTCCAAGCCGAAGGAACCGTTTCCTTAGCAAATAACTTGGGTGTCGTTCTATTCTGGACGGACAAAAAGGAAGAAGCTAAAGAACTTTTTAATCGTCTCGCCTTGTCCATCGATCAAAAGATCAGAACTCTTGCTTCTCAGAGCGGAAACAATCCTCAGATCGCTCAGTATTTAAGAACGATCGGGCAATCCACCGCTCAGAAACAACAAGTAGATCCGGATTATATCTATGAGAACTTTACTCCAATCTTGAATATCGCATTGGTAGAATCTTATTCGGCTGTGGATCCCAAATCCAAAGGACTTGCAAATTATTATCTTACCAATTACGATTCCACTTCCGGTTGGGCAAAAGTATTAGCAAAGATCCATTCCATCGAACTGACCGCTCCTACTCCTGCAAACGAAGTGAATGCGTTTAAAGTGGGTGGCGTCGGCCCTGGAGACAAGTTAGAAGATCTTCTAAAAAACTGGGGAAAACCTACACGTATCAAAACGGATAAAAAAAGCGGTTTGGAATATTTCGAATACGATAACAAAGAGACCGCTTTTATTTTAGATATGGGAACGGTAGTGCAAGTGAATGTAGTCGGAGATGCTAGCCCCGGTTTAGGACAAGGAATCACGGTAGGCGCTTCTAAACCTGCTGCGGAAAAACTTTTGGGTTCTAAATTCAGAAAACAAGGCGAATATCACGACTACTACGAAAAAGGAAAAGCTTTCGTGAAGTATAATAAACGGGGAAAGATTGACCTTTTAGTGGTTCAGTGAAGTTGATTTAGATTTTTTAAAATCAGCCTCGAAAGGTTTTCGAGGCTTGGCTTTACTATATCATAAATTCTTAATTTTAAATATTAAGAATTTATGATTATTGAGCCAGCAGAACGCTCTGACTCGGATAAATAATTTTTATATTCAGCTCTAGATTCTTCCATATCTTTATATATCAAAGAAGCTAACGAGGATAATTCCTCCAGTTCAATATCCTTAATCTTTCCGGCATTTTTGGCTTCTTCGATAACGCTAGTAAAAAGCATATCCATTGGATCAGTGTTTCCAGGCATTCCAAGCTCCTTTAAGATTATTCCGATACATTACGGAAGGAGGGAAACTCTCTTCAAGCCTTTGAGGTTTTGAAGGGTCGTCAAGTAAAAATAATGAATTCGTATATTGTATTGCTAGAACGGATCTCAATGATTCATCTCCTGTAGCATCCATAAGAATTCGGCCTACTACCGAATCAGAATTTGATATATAATGTTCCTTAAGGCCAATTTCAGCAAGCCAAATGAACTTCGGTAAAGCTAATTCTAAAAACACTTTTCCTAACTTTCCGAATTTATCCTTTAAAGGAAACCAAAAGCCCTTCCATGATTTTGAGGACGTCAGCAATAATCGAAAAGTAAATGGGCCTTGCTCTTTTATTGGCTCAAGACCAAATCGTCTATCCCTTAAAACTGCCTTTGCAAGAGTCCTTGCCCGAATCGCATCCAAATGAATTTTCGGATACAAAGGAACTACAGTATTTACTACATGCGCTCCTTGAAACTGACTATTACTTTGATAATATTCGAACGGATTTTCAATCATTGCAAACTGGTAAGGAGTATGATTATCGTCTTGGAAAATATATTTTCCGGGAATGCTTGCTGTGTCGATTATATCCACTTCTTGGCCATTATATAAATTTAATTTTTCGGAGTTTGCATGATTAATTGAATCGACTGATCTAACTTCATGGCCAATTAAAACAACTGCATGAGATATATTTTCATTATTTACAGTTAATATTTGCGGTATGCCGGATTCTGCGTAAGTATATATGGTTTCATAAAAGACTTTCTTTTGATTTTCAGAACTTCCAATACTATAAATCATACTGCCAAAGCCGAATTCTTTCAGTGCACGAGAAATCTGTAATGAGGTAAGACCTTCAGAAGGGAGACTTCTTCTAGGATACGTAGATTCAAGGGCCTTCCGAATTTTAGAAGGCAAGACTGGAATATAATCTCTATATCTTTGAGAAAAATATTCCATTACCGACCAAATACAAGTTTCTGCACAAGTATGAGTATGAGAATCTTGTGAAGAATAAGGAAAACCTACGCTTGAAATAATTTTTCCTCTCACTTGGACTTTCACTTCGGATAAGCATATCTCTGCATTTTCTCTCCGTTTCATAAGCTCCGGAGATATATGGCTTCTCCCCAATAAACGATGTGGAGTTGGTCGCAATACAACAAAGCCAAAATATGATTTAGAACCGTCAGCTGGATCTGAGACTGAAGAAGAATTAAAGAAATGAATCCTAATGCAATCTCTTTCATATCTTCTATGTTTTGCGGAATAATATGTATAATAGCTATCTCTATAAAGGGGGTCTACATAAGGATATTCAAAGACAACAATCGCTTCATCTTTAATTTCCAGCCAAAGCTGTTCCAAACGCTCAAACCCTTGTTTTACATTCAAATCGCCAACCGAAAAACCAGGGTAATCTGTTATAATAGTCTTGAATTGTGCTTTCCAGTCATTTAAAGAAAAAGATTTCAGCTTTATCATAGAGATATTAAAAGGACGAATAACGTTCTAATAAAATATCGCCCGTAATTGAAAAATTTAAAGCTATTTTTTACGATTAGATCGGAATTCTTATTCAGTTTTTCTAATAAACCACCTTATTCCAATTCCCACAATTGAAACCAAAATTGCCGGGACCCAAATATACAAAAGTTCCGATTGGATCACAACCCATCCTCTTGCAGTAAAAAAATTCCTAGGGCCGATTGGAGAAACTCTTATCGGCCTGAACTCGAAGAAAGTTCTTTCAGAACTCCAAGGTATCAAAAATCCGACTCCTAAACCGCCTGTGGTCATTGCATCCAACACTCCATGAGAGACCGTAGATACAAAAAGAAATGAAAAGAGAGTAAGCCAGCTTACTTTCAGTTTGATCTTGAAGAATGCCACAATGCAGGACATTACCAGCGCGAATAAAATAGAATGAGTAAATCCTCTGTGGCCCCAATCGCTTTCATACGGGATCCCGAATTTAAAAGCGACTACGTCAAAATCTGGAAGAACAGAGAAAAATATTCCAAAAATCGCAAGTAAGACCGGGATTCTTTTTTTTCCGAAAAAGAAGAAAAGGGAAATTGGAACCGCTGGGTGGGAAAAGATTGTAGCCATTATTAATCTATTTCAAGTCCTACAACGGACCAAACTCCCGTCTTTACGGAAAAAGATCCTCATCTCCATTCCCTTCTCAGGAGCCTGGGCATGATAATCCAATTTGCATTCCGATTCGGAAGGTGAGAAAGGATTTCGGGGAAGTTTTTCCTTAGGACACCAAAATCTTTCCTTTTCGGAACTATATAATTTCCAATCGGAAGGATAAAGAGGGTGGATGCCTGCGTCTAAGAACAGGTTCCTGGAGAGTTCCTGAGGCTGGTAAGGACTTCCTCCTCCGTGAACTCCTACAAACATATCCATTCTATCGTCTCGGATGTACAGAGGTGATCCCGTATCATTCAAGCAGAAATAACCGTCGTGGCTTTTACCATTCTGCATTTTGATCCTCTTTTCTTTGATCCTGGGAATAAACGCCAACGCGCCGATGACCTTTGACTTATTGCAGGAAAAAATTTTAGACCCGATTTTCTCGCAAAGATCCTTAAAACTTACTGCCAAGGTTCTGTAAGGAAACACCTGATAATTGTATCCTGCTCCCCAACCCCATTCCAGATCGTAGAGCTCGTATTTTCCCTCTCCTGCGAAATGGTACTTCTTTCCATCCTTTGCGATCCCACTTCCTTCCCAGCGCACTTGTTCTAAGAATGTAGCGGACGCTCTGCCGATCTCTTTTCCGGAAGGAGAATAAGCCGCTACCTCCGTTCCAGGAAAAGCTTCTTCCAATGCCAAATGATAATAGGTAGGATAATAGGTTCCTAAACTTGTAGGTTGGAATTCAGACAAACGTTCCAGGTCTTCTTGGGAGAGAAACCTTTCTAAAGGTTTAGGAGAATGATCCAAAGTGGTCTGCATGGGCCGAAATGTATGTTGGTAAGCAAGGGGTTTCAAATTTGCCCTTGGATAGATACAGGAATCCTTAGAGCGACGTATCTTTGATTGTTCGGACTTTATGAATGGATCTTCTAAAATAACGGCTTCTCCGTGAAATACACGGATACTTTGCTCCTTTTCAGGAAACTTACATTCACAACCTTCCGAAGAGTTAACGCAGAGTACTTTTGCGTAAACCGGAGGAGAGTTTTGGCTGAATAGGGAACTAGAAAATAGGAATAAAAGTAGAAGGCGGAGTAATATCCCGCTCCCAATAGGGAGCGGGACCAGTTTTCTCAGAAAAAAGAGCAATTAGATATTGCTCCCTCCTTCGCCGGAACCGCCGGTTGGGAACAGGCTTGGTGCAGGCGTAGGTTCTGGGGTCGCAACTGGAGCAGCAGGACGAGGCGCCGGTTTCGGAGCAGTTTTTTTCTTAACTACTTTCTTTTTAGGCGCAGTCTTCTTCTTAACTGCTTTTTTCTTAGTGGCTTTAACGACCTTTTTTTTCGCTACTTTCTTCTTTGCCGCTTTCTTCTTCGGTGCGGCTTTTTTCTTTGCTTTCTTCTTAGCTACCATGGTAGATACTCCTTGTATCTGGGGAATCTTTCCGTTATTCCTAGAGTAAATTTCCACTCGTAAGACTTAGAGCCAAAAGAGTAAAACCTTTTTTCATTTTCTTTCGTTAAAGCAATCTAAAACGATTCATAATGTTTCGTTTCTATCTCTAAGTTGCGCTGAATGAGTATCCTAGATCGGTAAATCTCTCTTCAGGAGAACGTAGTCGATGGCTGATTAAGAAGGTTTTGACTAAACCTTTTCCTTTCACATTGATCTCTCCCCTTTCCGTTAAAGCAAAATCGGATCGAATGAGTTCTGCAGTGGACTCTGTAACCTGAATTTCTCCCGGAACACCGTGAGATTCCATACGACTGGCAAGATTTACTGCGTCTCCCCAGATATCGTAGATGAATTTTTTCGTACCGATGACACCTGCAACTACTGGACCCGTATTAATCCCAATCCTCATACGCAGTTTCGTACCCATTTTTTTGAGTTTGAATTTGGAAAGAAGCTCCTTCATATCCCAAGCCATATGAGCGACAAGCAAAGGATGCGCCTCATTCGGTAGAGGAAGGCCCCCTACCGCCATATACGCGTCTCCAATCGTCTTAATTTTCTCCAAACCGTACTTTTCTGCCAGAATATCGAAGTGAGAGAACACTTCGTTTAAGAGTCGTACTACGGACTCGGGCCTCATCACTGCGGAAAGTTTAGTGAAACCCACGATATCCGCAAAAAGAATAGAAACTTTCGGATAACTGTCCGCGATAAGC is from Leptospira sp. WS58.C1 and encodes:
- a CDS encoding M48 family metallopeptidase, yielding MINLSYSVRPYVLKLLAVLGLVSLSGSPIFSQNKPGEFDAELYAQLVRQSNVQFTNLIKSKTVLTDHKGWKKPIDKAFGKLSKNSGNPPFPLVYKIVKEGSFNAFAMAGGQFCIHSGALDSLDEIIKQKEADAAQKLDFHRERYIAGVLSHELAHFYNRHVFNSVKKFYALKDEPSGKAFLENSKFSQEQELDADQTGLFLLDKAGYGGDFMLITLQTLNEVEQSYKEALAASKADKTRPELIGSHYFSSHPSPNERLSRLKTDKQELYSFLAKMEKTFDDIQLGRNLDDARSNLEDGLKKFPENTYLSKALAVCMHKIWMATASNEELKLKPVLDMPSFRDNMVFPPDKSKRAVMRIIPGNEAAYNRALKAYREVIVKTDDPYFLSNYAVLLSYSADEKDLDVAVSIANKAFQAEGTVSLANNLGVVLFWTDKKEEAKELFNRLALSIDQKIRTLASQSGNNPQIAQYLRTIGQSTAQKQQVDPDYIYENFTPILNIALVESYSAVDPKSKGLANYYLTNYDSTSGWAKVLAKIHSIELTAPTPANEVNAFKVGGVGPGDKLEDLLKNWGKPTRIKTDKKSGLEYFEYDNKETAFILDMGTVVQVNVVGDASPGLGQGITVGASKPAAEKLLGSKFRKQGEYHDYYEKGKAFVKYNKRGKIDLLVVQ
- a CDS encoding metal-dependent hydrolase; translation: MATIFSHPAVPISLFFFFGKKRIPVLLAIFGIFFSVLPDFDVVAFKFGIPYESDWGHRGFTHSILFALVMSCIVAFFKIKLKVSWLTLFSFLFVSTVSHGVLDAMTTGGLGVGFLIPWSSERTFFEFRPIRVSPIGPRNFFTARGWVVIQSELLYIWVPAILVSIVGIGIRWFIRKTE